The DNA region TGTGTTCGATCCGTTTTATAAGATTGCTACCGAGGCACTTCTGGTGCTCCAGCAGTTGGTCAAAGTGATTCGACCATTGGAAGCGAATGCTGCCAAGTCCGACTTTGATGCACCTTCCTTCGTGGGTCAGGTTTACTCGTGCACCTTGCAGAAACTAAAGGTCACGGATGTCGACCAGGAGGTGAAGGAGCGAGCTATTGCATGCATGGGTCAGATAATCGCTAACATGGGCGACATGCTGCAGAACGAGCTGGCGGTGTGTCTGCCGATCTTTATGGAGCGCCTGAAGAATGAAGTGACCAGGCTGAGCAGCGTGAAAGCCTTGACCCTAATCGCAGCATCATCCCTGCGTATAGATCTAACTCCCATCCTGCACGACGTGTTGCCCGCTTTGGGAACATTCCTGCGAAAGAACCACCGCGCCCTGAAGTTGCACTCCCTCGATCTGATCAACAAAATCGTCATAAACTATTCGAGCAACTTCGAGGCGAACCTACTGCAGACAGCCATAGTTGAGATTCCGCCGCTTATATCTGATTCTGATCTGCACGTTGCTCAGTACTCACTGACTCTTTTGAGTACTGTGGCCCGCAGGCAGCCCCAAGCGTTGGTCGGCATACATGAGCAGTTCTTGCGATCAGTGCTCATTTTAGTTCGTTCCCCATTATTGCAGGTGGGTCacataattattacaaaaagtCAAATCCTTGCTAGTAGGCAGGATATGCTAACCATTTTATTCCTACCTTAATTTCCATTTAAGCACAACTAATGACTGGTTCCTACTTTACAGGGATCTGCATTGAATTGCACTTTGGAGCTGTTCCAGGCCCTGGTGCAAACACAGCTGACTGGCCTGGATTATCATTCGCTGGTGTCGAAGCTAATGGCACCAGTTCTGGGTGGCAATGGCGATGTCAATTCTAGGGCCACAGCCGGGGCCCCCAGTGAGGTAGTGCAGCTGCACAAGCAGGCTTATCACTCGTCGGCCAAGTGCATCGCAGCCCTCACTCAACAGTGTCCCCAGGTGGCGACCCCGTTGGCTACAAAGCTTATCACGGATCTGCAGAAGAGGAACGACACGGAAATTATTTTCTGTTTACTCACCATCGGGGAGATTGGCAGACACTTCGATCTTAGCTCGATACAGGTGCTGCCACAGACCATTATCGAATGCTTTGGAGCCACCTCGGAGGATGTGAAGGCGGCCGCCTCACATGCCCTCGGCGCGGTGTCCGTGGGCAGCCTGCAAACATACCTACCTCTGATTCTTAACGAGATCGAAGTGCAGCCCAAGAGACAGTACTTGTTGTTGCATTCGCTGAAGGAGGTCATTTCATCACTGTCAGTGTCGCCCAGCGGACTCGCCCAGCTTTTGCCCTCGGTGCCATCCATTTGGAGCCAGCTCTTCAAACACTGCGAGTGCTCAGAGGAAGGATCACGCAACGTGGTGGCCGAGTGCCTGGGCAAACTGGTGCTGGTTAATCCCGACGAGCTGTTGCCACAGCTGCAGCAGGCTTTGCGATCCGAGAGTGCCACCATGCGCACCGTGGTGGTCTCATCCGTAAAGTTCACCATCTCCGATCAGCCACAGCCCATTGATGCACTGCTCAAGCAGAACATTGGCGAGTTCCTTTTCGCCCTGCGAGATCCGGAGCCACAGGTGCGACGCGTCGCCCTCGTGGCCTTTAACTCGGCGGTACACAACAAACCCAGCTTGGTGCGCGATTTGCTGCCCACCCTCTTGCCTTGGCTTTACTCGGAGACGAAAGTAAAGAGCGAACTTATTAGGGAGGTGGAGATGGGTCCCTTTAAGCACACCGTTGACGACGGTTTAGACATTCGCAAGGCGGCATTTGAGTGCATGTACACACTTCTCGAGCAGGGCTTGGATCGTGTGGATGTCATGCAGTTCTTGGACCATGTGCAAGCTGGTCTCTGCGACCACTACGACATCAAGATGCTGACGTACCTGATGACGGCACGTCTGGCTATCTTGTGTCCCGATAAGGTCCTCTTAAGTGAGTAGTGCTTAAGTCTTCCTTGTTGAAAACCTATTAATTCTTCCATATCTTCTCCAGGACTTGATCAATTTATACAGCAACTACGTGATACGTGCACCCACAAAGTGAAGGCAAATTCTGTAAAACAGGAGTACGAAAAGCAGGACGAACTGAAGCGTTCTGCTCTTCGGGCAGTGTCGGCACTTTCGCAAATACCCAAAGCAAGTGAGTTTGTGAGGCCCAAACATTATGTTTCTGTATAAACTAACCAAAAATTCTATCCAACAGACAAAAATCAGCAGTTAGTGGATTTCCTCAAGTCGATCAAGGAAACACCAGAGTTAAACAAGACCTACGAGTACATACAGAAGGATTCCATCACCGGTAGCTCAGATATTATCGTAATGGATCAAAGCTAAAAGGGAAACTTGGTTTCTAATTCCTTTACTTAATTAAGAATATGCGAGTGCGCACAAACAAGTATCTCTTTTCTGATATAGCTTTTAGATTTTCTAATAAGAAATAAATGCAGATCGACTTGAATCAGTTAATTATAAAACCATGCATAAGGCTTAGAAGGCCGACAACCATCACAAAGAAATACGGCTCTGAATAATGTGTTTTTGTAGTTTACCAagaatttattgtttttgaaGTGTTCGGTTCCCCAGCAGGTAAACAAATATGTAATTCTATTTGTTCTCCTTTAAAAAGAGACTAGCTCTTTAAGGCAGATATCGACGATTCCAGATCATCCTCCCTACTTTGAGGGCAATGGTTACATAATGACTTTTGAACAATTATAATGCATTGGAATTGCTGCTTCAGGAAAAACTTGGTGTAATTAGAAAGTGTACATTCTGTAGAAAATTGAATTAATCAAACTGTGTTAAACTTAGAATTGAATTTTGGTTTATACACGTGATAGAATTTTAGGCCGCCTGCTTGCTTCTCTTCTTCTCACATTCCTCGGGCACGGTTTTGCCGGAGGTGATACCGCCATCCGATGCCGGACCAGTTTCGGAAACCGTCTCTGGCGGATGTTCGAGGACGTGGTCGATAATGCCCACTACCTTGGCTTCTTCGGGGGTCATGAAGTGGTCGCGCTCCATGCGACCGCACATCTCTTCGTACGAGTTCTTCGCGTGCTTTACATAGATTTTGGTAAGCTGGCGCTTGATTTTGATGATTTCCTCGGCGTGTATCAGGATGTCTGTAGCTTGACCCTGGGAGAAATTACCGCGTTAATACTGGGTTACTACTATAAGACTAGGATTTAACGTACTTGAGCGCCACCAGAGGGCTGGTGTATCATGATCCGGGCGTTGGGCAGAGAGTATCGCATTCCAGGAGCACCGGCCGCGAGCAGGAGGGATCCCATCGAGCAGGCCTGACCCACACACCAAGTGGCTATCGGTGGCTTGACGTACTGCATCGTATCGTAGATAGCGAGGCCAGCTGTCACAACGCCGCCAGGGGAATTGATGTACAGATGGATCGGCTTGTTGACGTTCTCCGATTGCAGGAATAGCAGTTGCGCCACCACGGTGGAACTGATGTCGTCGGTTATGTTGCCCATCAGGCAGATTATCCGCTCCTTCAGCAGGCGCGAGAATATGTCGTAGGCCCTTTCACCGCGGCCAGTTTGCTCGACTACCATGGGAATCAGGTTGATATTGCGAACCGAACTCGCCCGGCCGCCACATTTCACCTGCAAATAGGTGGATTATTAATCGTACTACCTTGTGCCTAACTTTAACTTACTGAATTAATTTGTAATAAGCGGCTAACAGCGGTTTTTAGCATGATCCTGGTTTTGTTTTGACGCAAATCAACCGGATTCGCAATGATATGCAAAACAGCTGTTTAGAAGGCTAAGACAACACAGTTTTTAGCATTTCTGATACAAATGAAAAGGAACACTGAAGTCCGCCTGGCATAAATGACAAAGGTGGTGTGCTCCTATGTTgtgggtatactagatttatttgttttagtATTTAATACCGAAGGTCAAGTCTCTACGAAGAAACGATTATACAGAGGCAGCGCATCTGCATCAGCAAACCTATGTCGTATAAATgccttcttcttctttccTACATTATACAAGTGCTAAAAAGAGACGGAATAAACTCGCTAGAGCTCCCTTCTGAAAAAGGTGAAATAATATACCAAACAACCCCTCGATATATagtattttttgttattttactGATTTGTatgcacttaaaaaaatgcTTGCTCACATACACCactggaaaaataataggctatagttaattacatttttttttcatttttaagcGCTTTTCgtttacacattttttttggatgaGTGCTTCACGGATGATCGTGTAATCACTATTTACTGCTGTCAACTTATGATTTAGGGAGCGAATGGCAGGCGATTATTTCATGCTGCAATGAATAGGTTATTATCAAATATTAGGTAAGAGTACGTTGTATGTACAATATAAGGAAAACAATTGTTTGTGTTGGAGTAGGGGACAAAAGACAAGTGGTTAAccttaaagcctagtactcacatcgacgaaaaccgcgagctaaccataggagtgagcgagaggcaaacaggcggctaaaggttttcgtcgggtctgtttttcagcgcggtactcagatgagctaaggaaataccagaaaaaataccagatttcgcgagtgaattttcgatgaacgccgttagccgcggcccaaagaataagaaatttaatctttggcggtgttcgtgcagaagcggtggggaatttaaaaattctaaatcgaagaaaaaccccaaaaacggttaaaggaggtcagtgctgatgaaaaaggacgcctaatccaagctgctgcccattattgtgggacttcacCGACAGGATGCAATACCtcaacaggggcaaatccgcagaatagttgaagcgctggaggagatccactagagaataccagtgggaaggaacatgggacatcgcaCGATCTCCGATGAGCTCCATTAaggactcctccttcaccagctacttggcagctggtgatggagcggagatagaggatgcgccggcttctatagggaggaggaaataaggtcgcccgctaagggacagctggaggagctatcaccagccattattggccagctcggagttggactacagatggcgcgggaaagatggcggagcatccgtgggacgagaaggaagcctttaacttctaatttacatacataaaaacatttaatttatttttattttaatttttttatgcaccagcagactcttcggGAACTGGTGAAATAATGTTTTGAAGGTCAAATATTTACAGATCCGATTGTTGctgattaaaattaaaactcGATCTCCAGAATAATTATAAGTTTTTACAATTACTTAAAGCCGCAAAAATCTAAGAACAAACTTTATCTttctatttgtttttgaattccaTTTGGGTGAGAAAGCGATTTCACTTTTTGGACCGCCCATCAACACAGGGAAATTAACCCGATCGAGAAGCGATAATTACAGAGATTACCTGGCGCATTCGcctaaataaaatttaaggGTTAAGcatttatttaaacttttttaatacctGTTCATGGTAGAGTGTTATACGGTTAAGGGTATATTTGGGGGTGAAACAGAAGTCTTTTTGAGCGAAATTCGGGTGGAATTCTTACGTACATCAATACAATTTCCATCTTGATTTTCACTAAGGAGATTATGTGTCTCACACTCAGACATTTTTTTAGCCGGGAATTTCTGTTTAAAAAAAGTACAATATCCTTGCCCTCAAATAtttcaaaacattttttgtaaattGTTTAAGACTTGGTATTTATTAGGGCGTTTAAGGCTTCGACCTCCCATACCAAACTTTGCGGTTTTTGATTACTTAGCATTTCTGACGGAAAATGCATAGTTTGTGATTTTGGTGTGTATATTGACAGTAACTCAACTTAACAGACTGTGCAGCTATGtggaaattaattatttttaattgtatacTTGGCCTTAATTATCAGATTGTAACAACCAACTTGAGCGAAGGAAATTCTTCTGCTTTAGATTACAAAAGTGAATTCGAAAAGTTTAAAGTAAGAATCAATGTGTATTCCACCTGATAAAAACTTATAcgaaatcttttttttttagaata from Drosophila subpulchrella strain 33 F10 #4 breed RU33 chromosome 2L, RU_Dsub_v1.1 Primary Assembly, whole genome shotgun sequence includes:
- the LOC119546658 gene encoding cullin-associated NEDD8-dissociated protein 1, which gives rise to MASHQYHQIANLLEKMTSTDKDFRFMATNDLMTELQKDSIILDDESEKKVVRMVLKLLEDKNGEVQNLAVKCLGPLVNKVKEIQVETIVDSLCANMMSNTEQLRDISSIGLKTVIAELPQSSNSLAPNVCQRITGKLSTAIEKEDVSVKLESLDILADLLSRFGEFLVPFHSTILKALMPQLASSRQAVRKRTIVALSFLLIQANSNAYNGVIDHLLDGLENPPNPAAIRTYIQCLASICRQAGHRLCNHIDRSMLLLSQYSQRDDDELREFCLQACEAFVMRCPDAINPHIPMILELCLNYITYDPNYNYETDDGDTGNAMDTEDDEYVDSEEYSDDDDMSWKVRRAAAKCLEVLISTRQELIEDFYRSLSPALIARFKEREENVKSDIFHAYVALLKNTRLSDDVANDPDSMDQVSGPTSLLIEQLPLIVKAIQPLMREKSMKTRQDCFLLLRELLNSLPGALGPYLESIVPGISYSLNDKSSTSNMKIESLGFLYSLLQGHPPHAFHPHIPSLVPLVVTSVFDPFYKIATEALLVLQQLVKVIRPLEANAAKSDFDAPSFVGQVYSCTLQKLKVTDVDQEVKERAIACMGQIIANMGDMLQNELAVCLPIFMERLKNEVTRLSSVKALTLIAASSLRIDLTPILHDVLPALGTFLRKNHRALKLHSLDLINKIVINYSSNFEANLLQTAIVEIPPLISDSDLHVAQYSLTLLSTVARRQPQALVGIHEQFLRSVLILVRSPLLQGSALNCTLELFQALVQTQLTGLDYHSLVSKLMAPVLGGNGDVNSRATAGAPSEVVQLHKQAYHSSAKCIAALTQQCPQVATPLATKLITDLQKRNDTEIIFCLLTIGEIGRHFDLSSIQVLPQTIIECFGATSEDVKAAASHALGAVSVGSLQTYLPLILNEIEVQPKRQYLLLHSLKEVISSLSVSPSGLAQLLPSVPSIWSQLFKHCECSEEGSRNVVAECLGKLVLVNPDELLPQLQQALRSESATMRTVVVSSVKFTISDQPQPIDALLKQNIGEFLFALRDPEPQVRRVALVAFNSAVHNKPSLVRDLLPTLLPWLYSETKVKSELIREVEMGPFKHTVDDGLDIRKAAFECMYTLLEQGLDRVDVMQFLDHVQAGLCDHYDIKMLTYLMTARLAILCPDKVLLRLDQFIQQLRDTCTHKVKANSVKQEYEKQDELKRSALRAVSALSQIPKANKNQQLVDFLKSIKETPELNKTYEYIQKDSITGSSDIIVMDQS
- the LOC119546659 gene encoding ATP-dependent Clp protease proteolytic subunit, whose product is MLKTAVSRLLQINSVKCGGRASSVRNINLIPMVVEQTGRGERAYDIFSRLLKERIICLMGNITDDISSTVVAQLLFLQSENVNKPIHLYINSPGGVVTAGLAIYDTMQYVKPPIATWCVGQACSMGSLLLAAGAPGMRYSLPNARIMIHQPSGGAQGQATDILIHAEEIIKIKRQLTKIYVKHAKNSYEEMCGRMERDHFMTPEEAKVVGIIDHVLEHPPETVSETGPASDGGITSGKTVPEECEKKRSKQAA